One window of Thalassovita mediterranea genomic DNA carries:
- a CDS encoding cell division protein FtsQ/DivIB codes for MPKVKGQPKQGQRARPQTRKRAPAPVPVEPARADLTSVLTGFVMVVALIVAGAALLGGSMSKVGDGVGNAFDSAATGLGFSVQDVQITGLGDDVRRASLVQQMSGVAPGDNMFRADPHEIRRQVLATGQVTSAHVYRLWPNQILINASPAKASAIWFDGEGQQVVDSTGQIMEGLSAKDYSELVLLTGVDAPEGVPALLQFLARAGSVSERVSYAERVSRRRWDVKLRDGLLIRLPADASVMRATDELIALETSTDLSQRSLARIDLRVAGRTFLEPLDEQGASGTAAES; via the coding sequence ATGCCGAAGGTGAAAGGTCAGCCAAAGCAGGGCCAGCGCGCCCGGCCGCAGACGCGCAAACGTGCGCCTGCGCCGGTGCCTGTCGAACCTGCGCGTGCAGACCTTACCTCCGTCCTGACGGGTTTCGTCATGGTGGTCGCCCTCATCGTCGCGGGCGCGGCCCTGCTGGGCGGATCGATGTCAAAGGTTGGCGATGGTGTCGGCAATGCTTTCGATAGCGCAGCGACCGGCCTCGGCTTTTCTGTCCAGGACGTGCAGATTACAGGCCTTGGCGATGATGTTCGCCGCGCCAGCCTCGTTCAGCAGATGTCGGGCGTCGCCCCCGGCGACAACATGTTCCGCGCCGACCCGCACGAAATCCGCCGTCAGGTTCTCGCGACCGGGCAGGTGACGAGTGCGCATGTCTACCGGCTCTGGCCAAACCAGATTCTGATCAATGCCTCGCCTGCAAAGGCCAGCGCCATCTGGTTCGATGGCGAAGGCCAGCAGGTCGTCGACAGCACCGGACAGATCATGGAAGGCCTGTCGGCCAAGGATTATAGTGAGCTCGTCCTGCTCACCGGCGTCGATGCGCCCGAAGGCGTGCCAGCGCTCCTGCAGTTTCTGGCCCGCGCTGGAAGCGTGAGCGAGCGTGTGTCCTATGCAGAGCGCGTGTCGCGCCGCCGCTGGGACGTCAAGCTCCGCGACGGTCTGCTGATCCGGCTCCCGGCAGACGCCAGCGTCATGCGTGCGACCGATGAACTCATCGCGCTCGAAACCTCTACCGACCTTTCCCAACGCTCGCTTGCGCGCATCGACCTTCGGGTCGCCGGGCGCACATTTCTTGAACCTCTCGACGAACAGGGTGCGTCCGGCACCGCTGCAGAAAGCTGA
- a CDS encoding D-alanine--D-alanine ligase, with product MRANFLSGGQIMKRVAVVYGGWSSEREVSLSSGEQMLRAAQAAGYDAVGIDASRDLASQIAAEKPDVILNGLHGPWGEDGCVQGLFEILAIPYTHSGVTASAIAMDKRKSKAVYKQAGLDVAEDVAVTRAEAARAHPIKPPYVIKPVNEGSSFGVVFVREENNGPSQLLLSEEWAYGDNLMAEEYIPGRELTVAVIGDRALAVTEITTLREFYDFDAKYAAGGSRHVVPADIPEPVTKRALEAALKAHQALGCRGVSRSDFRFDEKKDRLVILETNTQPGMTPTSLVPEQAAYTGMTFEALVAWMIEDASCRR from the coding sequence ATGCGGGCCAATTTTCTCTCTGGAGGTCAAATCATGAAGCGCGTTGCAGTCGTCTATGGGGGCTGGTCCTCTGAGCGGGAAGTGTCCCTGTCATCGGGCGAGCAGATGCTGCGCGCCGCGCAGGCGGCCGGCTACGACGCTGTCGGCATCGACGCCAGCCGCGACCTTGCAAGCCAGATCGCTGCTGAAAAGCCGGACGTGATCCTGAATGGTCTGCACGGCCCCTGGGGTGAGGATGGCTGTGTGCAGGGCCTCTTTGAGATTCTCGCCATTCCCTACACCCATTCCGGCGTGACGGCGTCGGCCATCGCGATGGACAAGCGTAAATCCAAGGCTGTCTACAAGCAGGCAGGCCTCGACGTGGCAGAAGATGTGGCTGTCACGCGCGCAGAAGCGGCCCGCGCCCACCCGATTAAGCCGCCTTACGTCATCAAACCTGTGAATGAAGGCTCGAGCTTCGGCGTCGTCTTTGTCCGGGAGGAAAATAACGGGCCTTCGCAGCTGCTGCTGTCCGAAGAATGGGCCTATGGCGACAATCTCATGGCCGAGGAATACATCCCCGGCCGCGAGCTGACCGTGGCCGTTATCGGCGACCGGGCGCTCGCCGTCACAGAGATCACGACATTAAGAGAGTTTTACGATTTTGATGCAAAATACGCAGCTGGTGGATCGCGTCATGTGGTGCCTGCAGACATTCCGGAACCGGTAACGAAAAGGGCTCTGGAAGCAGCGCTGAAAGCGCATCAGGCTCTCGGTTGCCGGGGGGTGTCGCGATCAGACTTTCGATTTGACGAGAAGAAGGACCGGCTCGTGATCCTGGAAACCAATACCCAGCCAGGCATGACACCGACCTCGCTCGTTCCCGAGCAGGCCGCCTATACGGGCATGACCTTCGAGGCGCTCGTCGCCTGGATGATCGAGGATGCTTCATGCCGAAGGTGA
- a CDS encoding formate/nitrite transporter family protein, producing MSGQNTPAQEHAEEDHITEEEREQAATLTRLKSRIVYEIIRQEGRAELSRPQSSIWWSGIAAGLAISMSLIMEAFLRQHLPDTDWRPLVENFGYAAGFLLVMLSRLQLFTENTVTAVLPTLADPCRRTILGTTRLWSTVFLANMIGTLVAAVFWTYSGAISQETYGISLELSLHVAGWGAGETFVRALPAGFLIAALVWMMPSSEGSEFWVIVFFTYLIALGEFAHVVVGSAELFVVALSGEQGVLKLIGVNLLPALAGNIIGGAGLFAILAWGQVHEEMEDETG from the coding sequence ATGTCCGGACAGAACACGCCCGCGCAAGAGCACGCGGAAGAAGACCACATCACAGAAGAAGAGCGCGAGCAGGCAGCCACCCTGACCCGGCTGAAGTCGCGCATCGTCTATGAGATAATCAGGCAGGAAGGGCGCGCGGAGCTGTCGCGTCCTCAAAGCTCGATATGGTGGTCAGGGATTGCGGCGGGCCTCGCCATTTCCATGTCGCTGATCATGGAGGCCTTCCTGCGCCAGCATTTGCCGGACACCGATTGGCGCCCGCTGGTGGAGAATTTCGGCTATGCAGCCGGCTTCCTGCTGGTCATGCTGAGCAGGCTGCAGCTATTTACCGAAAATACGGTCACCGCCGTGCTCCCCACACTCGCCGATCCCTGCAGGCGTACCATTCTCGGGACGACGCGGCTGTGGAGTACGGTCTTCCTTGCCAACATGATTGGCACACTCGTCGCCGCGGTTTTCTGGACATATTCAGGCGCCATCTCGCAGGAGACATATGGAATAAGCCTTGAGCTCAGCCTGCATGTTGCCGGATGGGGCGCAGGAGAGACTTTCGTGCGCGCCCTTCCTGCAGGCTTCCTGATTGCTGCGCTTGTCTGGATGATGCCGAGCTCTGAAGGCAGCGAGTTCTGGGTGATCGTATTTTTCACCTATCTCATTGCGCTTGGGGAATTCGCTCACGTGGTTGTGGGGTCGGCTGAACTCTTCGTCGTCGCGCTGTCTGGCGAACAAGGTGTCCTGAAGCTCATCGGCGTGAACCTGCTGCCTGCCCTTGCTGGCAACATCATCGGCGGTGCCGGCCTGTTTGCAATCCTCGCCTGGGGCCAGGTTCACGAAGAAATGGAAGACGAAACCGGGTAG